From Gordonia sp. KTR9:
GAACGCGCCGTGATGCGGACCGTGACGCCGCGAGCACGTCGGCCGATGGGCTGGAGTTTACCGGCGTCGATGAGACGGTCAACGTGCCGTTCTGAGCACTTGAGCCGGGCCATCACCTCGGGCTTCGTGAACGCTTGGAGGTCGTCTTCGGTAGATACGGAGGGAATGTGTGCGGCGGGCATGGTAGATCGCCTCCGTTCAGGATGGGGGTGCGGGTTCTTCGGGGTAGGCCTGCGTTGTGCGTATCCATTGACGCCGGTCGCAGTCGTGATGAGGTAGGCAAGTTCGTCAACGTGCGAGGCCCAGCTATCCAGCAGGCGCTTGGCTTCCGCGATCAAGTAGAGACCTGCTTGCATCTCATCGCGGCGGGACCTGTCCTCTACTGGCTCGGGGAGGTTGTTGTACGCATTGACCTCCTCGCGATGGACCGCGTCAAGTTCTTCGGACAGAGATTCGAGGAGTGTGCGCAGGTTGACATCAGCACGCTGAGCGATGCCGTCAAGCTTCTTACGACGTTTATCGTTCACGGCGATCATCCTTAACGGGCGAGTTGATGGGCAGCGATCGATGGCTCAGTCCGTACAGGTAGTGCAGGCCGTCCGCGATGTCGGCCCACTCGTCGATGACACCTTTGGCGACGTCGTTGACGAACACCTCGGCGCGATCGACGTCAAGATCCACAGTCGGCATGATGCCGTTGATGTGTAGGAAGACGTTGGCACTCGCCCAGGAGGTGCGCTTGTTGCCGTCGACGAACGGGTGATTGCGCGCGAGCGAGTGCATCAGCGCCGCTGCTTTGTCCCAGAGGTTCGGGTACGCCTCAACACCGAACACTGAGGTCAGCGGTCTGGCGACGGCGGCCTGGAGTAGACCCTCGTCCCGCACGATCAGCTGCTCGCCACACGCCACCGAACCGGCCGTGAGGACGTCCTCTCGATCCAGAAAGTCTGTCATCGCAGCCTTTCGTTCAGCTCCGAGGACCAGGATGCGACCGACTTCGCGGCGTCGAGGACCCGGCGACGATGCTCGCTCGCCCGGTCGACCGCGGCGTCGTGGACAAACGGCTTGAGCGAGACGCCGGCGCTCTCAGCGGCGGCCTTGATCTGAGCGTGCTCTTCCTCGGTGAACTCGATGTTCAGTGACGGCATGTCAGCTCCTCTCGTTGCGATCTAAGGTACCGGTTCCGGTACCAGAAATAGTGCCTACTGTCGGAGCCGGTCGTACCTCGATGGTGACTTGGTCGGCCGACATGTCGGCCGACCTGGCCCGGAAGTGGCTCCGCCGCTTCCCCTCGTTTCACTCACGGCGTTCGTTCGAGTGAAAAGAGGAACCCGCACCTGCCATGAGGGCAGAGCGCGGGTTCCAGAGATCGTGACGCGGTGATCTTGCGTCGGTTCACATCAGATGCAGCTGTTGCTTTCGCCCCTGATGAGATCAGCCAGTGCCACGGCGTAGGCGTGGCGGG
This genomic window contains:
- a CDS encoding helix-turn-helix domain-containing protein; its protein translation is MNDKRRKKLDGIAQRADVNLRTLLESLSEELDAVHREEVNAYNNLPEPVEDRSRRDEMQAGLYLIAEAKRLLDSWASHVDELAYLITTATGVNGYAQRRPTPKNPHPHPERRRSTMPAAHIPSVSTEDDLQAFTKPEVMARLKCSERHVDRLIDAGKLQPIGRRARGVTVRITARSLREYIYGPVSAGEPA
- a CDS encoding type II toxin-antitoxin system death-on-curing family toxin, producing the protein MTDFLDREDVLTAGSVACGEQLIVRDEGLLQAAVARPLTSVFGVEAYPNLWDKAAALMHSLARNHPFVDGNKRTSWASANVFLHINGIMPTVDLDVDRAEVFVNDVAKGVIDEWADIADGLHYLYGLSHRSLPINSPVKDDRRER